The Prosthecobacter sp. SYSU 5D2 nucleotide sequence CCGCCCCCCTCCTCACCGCCTTCCATGAGGCCAGCCCCCCCTGGCTCAAAATCACCCGCACCGTCCAAATAACCTCCATCCCCCGCACCGACCTTGGCAAAGTCCGCCAAGAGGAGCTGCGCCAGCAAGTAGCTCAGTTGGTCCCCAACTGAGGTTCCCGCAAAAGCCCCCCAAGTGAAGCGGGCATTCGCTTCGCGGCTTCGCACCTGCCTGCTCCCGCTCCCGAAATCTTTGCCAAACACCTTCTTCACGCCAAGCCGCGCGAGAGGAGCGTGGGCACTCTTGCCCGCATTCATTTCCCTGCGGCGCAGCCGCCTAAATCGTCCCTGAATTCCCCCCATCACCCTCACCAGCGAATGGCCAAAGAAGATGATTTTCTAAACCACTAATGCTCACTAATAAGCACTAATAGTCGGGAACCATTAAAAGGGCCGAAACAGAGGGGAAAAGCCAAAACCCGTCCTGGAAGGACGATGGAAGGTAGCCGGTTGGTAAAAATTTCCCGCGCCGAGGAGAGCCCGAAAACCACCAGGCTTGGATTGGCTCTGGACTCATCATGTCATTATTGGGGAAACGGGATCCGTCTGCGACAATTGACAGATTGGCCATTCCATGAATGAGCAGCGCCATCAACGTCAGCCAGCAAATCCGTCGTTAGGTCATTCACGAGACGCGAACTGCAATCGGTTGGAAGGTTGAGCCTGCATTGGGTCTCCCAGCGCTGCCTGGGTCTGCATCTCCAGCGGGGGAGTTTTCGTGCTTTTCGTGCTTTTCGTTCGTCGTGTGGCATTGGGCCACCCGCAGTTAGCCGGGGCGCTGGCGGAGTGAACCGGTCATGATCTGGTTCATTGGAAAAAGGGAGTGGAGATTTTTCCGGGGGCCAGGCGGCGGATGATCTCCCCGGCAGGGCCGTAAAGGGCGGCTGGGGAAAGCTGCGGGCGCTGCTGCGCGGGGGACGAAAAGCACGAATTGAACGAAAAGTCCTCCTGGGGAGAGGGGGAGTTTTCGTTAAATTCGTTAAATTCGTTCTTCGTATGGCATTGGGCCGCCCGCAGGTAGCCGGGGCGCTGGCGGAGTGTGGAGGTGATGTTCTCCAATGTGGCAGGTGAGAAAGACGCTGGATCTGCCTGGTCTGTCGCCGTGTGGCAGCTTGACATATGCGGCTTGCTTTGGCGCACTTCATCAGCCTCGCTAGTGAGTCTGATGTTTGGGCCATTGGAACCCACCTTGTTTTGACCAGGCGAGGCATTTTGGTGGATGGAATCGCTGTGTTCGAGGGGAGTGGAAGTCATTGGAAAAGGGAGTGGAGAGTTTCTGCATGGGCCAGGTGGCGGATGATGTCCCCGGCAGGGCCATCAAGGGCCGCAGGGGCAGGCTGCGGGCGCTGCTGCGGGAGATACGAATTTAACGAATTTAACGAATTGCCCCCCTGTGGAGAGGGGGGGCAGGCGGCGGGTGCTGCTGCGCGGGATACGAAAAGCACGAAAAGCACGAAAACTCCTCCCGTGGAGAGCAGGGGCAGGCGGCGGGCGCTGCTGCGGGAGATACGAATTTAACGAATTTAACGAATTTAACGAATTGCCCCCCCTGTGGAGAGGGGGGCAGGCGGCGGGTGCTGCTGCGCGGGATACGAAAAGCACGAAAAGCACGAAAAGTCCTCTTGTGGAGAGCAAGGGCAGGCGGCGGGTGCTGCTGCGCGGGATACGAAAAGCACGAAAAGCACGAAAAGTCCTCTTGTGGAGAGGGGGAGTTTTCGTGCTTTTCGTAGTTTTCGTTCGTGGTGTGGCAGTGGGCCACCCGCAGTTAGCCGGAGTGCTGGCGGAGTGAACGGGTCATGTCCTGGCTCATTGGAAAAGGGAGTGGAGGAAAACGGGGTGAGGGTGAAATGGTGCTGAATGAGGCTGATTTTTGGATGAGAAATCTCTGCGAATCTGACCTCAAAGCGGCCTTCATTCAGTGCCATTCGAGTCAGGGTGCGACTCTTGACAGAACACCCTGAAGCCAAGATCTCCGGCCTCAGCCCGAACCACTGCAAACAAACACAATCAACGGCCAGCAACCGCTATCGCCGAGGTGCGCCGTTCCCTTTTGCATCTTCCTTCCTCCTGGCTACAAGTCCCTCATGAACCCCGTCCTCTGCATCATCGGCGGCTGCAATGGCGCAGGCAAGACCACGCTCGCGCGGGAGCTGTTGCCCCGGCTTGGGTTGAGGCGCTTTCTCAATGCCGATGAGATCGCTCGCGGCCTCTCGCCGCTGGATCCCTCCCTCTGCGCCTTCCGCGCCGGACGCCTCCTGCTGGAAGAAGCCCGCGCCCTCATCCAGGCCGGGACCAGCTTTGCCATTGAGTCCACCCTCAGCGGCAAAACCTACCTCGCCCTGATCCGCGAAGCCAAAGCGCGGGGCTACCGGTTCCACCTTCATTACCTCATCATCGGCTCCGCCACCCAGGCCGTCTCCCGCGTGGACCTCCGCGTCCGCCTCGGCGGCCACCACGTGCCCGAGGCCGACATCCGCCGCCGCTTCGACCGCAGCCGCCGCCACTGGACCCACGACTACCTCCCCCTTGCCGATGAGTGGGTCTTGTGGGATAATCAAGTGCCACCGCCGCGTCAGGTCGCCGATAATAAGACGCACACCCTCGACCAAGTCCAAGCCATGTTCACCTCCAACACCCTCCAGGAAGCACCGCTGCGTGAAATGTCGGAGATGTCCAAGATCGGCCTCGAAGCTGGTCGCGTCGCCACTGAGAAGATGCTGGACTACTACAAGCGCATGGGCATCAAAGTCACTCCCGAGATGACCCTCGCCCCCGAAAAACCCGTGCGCAAGGCCAGGAGCAAAACCAAGGTCAAGGCCCCGTAACCTCCCGCTGGCTGTCGAGAGTGAGAACATGGAAACCTCGCGCGGCAGAGCCTGGAGCCAGGCAGCCGGAGGCCCGTCATGTGTCGTCAGCCGCGAGGCTGGCACGAAGCGTTGACAGCGGGCACCAAAGCCGTGGCATTGAGCTTCGAAAGTGTATCCATGAGGACTGTCTTCGCCGTTGACCCAGCGGGGACCCGTGCGCGCATCGCGACCAATGGCCAGCCAGCGATGGGCGAGCCACCGGAGTCTTGGACTAGGGCAAAGGTGCATGACCAGGGAAGCCTGTCCTTCGCGTCAGCTTCCCTCCTATCAAGAAATCACAAAGTGGCAAAATAGGTATCGTCGTGAGAATATGGCGGGGCGCAGCAGCAGAGAAAGCGGAGGGTCTGGGTGGCGGTGATCTGGTGCCAGGCACCGGGGGGAATGAGGATGGCATCGCCAGGGGAGACGGGGCGTTCCTCGCCGTCTATTTCCATGGTGCCTTCGCCTTCGAGGATGTAGTAGAACTCCTCGCTGAGTTTGTGATAGTGGCGCTCGGTGGGGCGGCCGACTGGGACGGTGGCCTCGGCGAGGGACTGGTTTTGCACGGGGGCATTGGTCCGGTCCAGGATGCTGCGGATGGTGCTGCCGTCCTTGGTGGTGAAGGGAACTTGTTTAGAAAGTGGGTTGATGGTCATGCGGATGCACGCATGGTCTGCGGGTGCACGCCGTGTGCAAGTTTCCGCATGAACTTTGATACCCAACATTGCAATGCTCTTATCACCGGTGCGTCCTCGGGGCTGGGGGCGGAGTTTGCCCGGCAGCTTGCGCCGGAGGCGGGGGCGTTGTTTCTGACGGGACGGCGGATGGAGGCGCTGGAGGCGGTGAAAACGGAGTGCCTGGTGCTGAACGGGGCGCTGAAAGTGCATCTGCATGCCTGTGACATCGCTACGGAGGAGGGCAGGGGAGCTCTGCTGAAGGAGGTCGTGGCCTCCGGTTTCCAGCCGAATTTGCTGATCAATAATGCCGGGATGGGGGATTATGGAACGGTGGCCACGGCGGCGGCGGAGAAGTTGAAGGCGCAGATGGATCTGAATGTGACGGCCCTGGTGCTGCTGACGCATGCCTGCCTGCCGCTGCTGAAGAGGCCAGGAGGGATCATCAACATCAGCTCGCTGGCCAGTGCGCTGCCGCTGCCGGCGATGGCAGTCTATGCTGCGAGCAAAGCTTTTGTGACGAGTTTTTCCGAAGCATTGGCCGTTGAGGTGGAGCGGGAGGGGATCGCGGTGACTTGCGTGTGCCCAGGACCGACGCCGACGGGTTTTGGCAAGACCGCCCAGCGTCCAGACGGTGAGGATACGGACCGGGACGGTCAGGATCTTTTACGCATCCCGCCGCAGCAGGTGGTGGCGGAAGGTCTCGCGGCCTTGCGCAGCGGGCATACCTGCGTGTATCCAGGGCTGGGAGTGAAAATCGCCTTCCGGCTTTTTCGCCACCTTCCACGTATCCTTTTGCGTCCCCTGTTGCGGAGACGGTTTGCCAAAGGCACAGTCTAAAAAACTTAACACCTTCCCCCCCCGGCATGTTCAAGCGCCCCGACCCTTCTTTGACCCCCATGGACCAGCGCGGTCCCAGCCCCTGGAATTCGCAGAAGCCGCAGAGCGGCAGTGTGCTGGGCAGGCTGATCCGGCTGATGGTGCTTATCATCATTGCCATCCTGCTGGTGCTGCCGTTTACGCCGTTTGCGGGCAAGATCAAACGCGGACTGAAGGAGATTATCGCTGAGGCCCAGGAGGAGCGCACGCGCATCGTGACGCAGGAAGTGGAGAAGCGGGTGGAGGTGCCGCGAGAGGTGGTGAAGGAAGTGGTGAAAGAGGTCATCAAAGAGGTGCCAGCACCGCCGCCGCCGCTGCCGGAGGCCTTCATTCCGCGCCGGGATGTGGATGTTTCCACCTTTTATAACGGCATCACCATCAAGACGGAGCTTCTGAAAGAACAGGGGACTTATGCCAACCTGGAGCGGCTGGACCCCGATGCCTACCGGGCGGAGTTCAAGCTGTCTGTGAGGGTGCCGAAGGCCAACCAGAGCCTCGCGGAGCTGTCGCGCATCAATCCGGCACTCCCGACGCTGCTGCCTGACCTGGCGGCCATGCTGCCTGCCTCAAAGGTCTCGGGCTTTTACCATAAGCTGTATGAAAACAAGACCAACGGCATCCAGCGGGACA carries:
- a CDS encoding SDR family NAD(P)-dependent oxidoreductase, which gives rise to MNFDTQHCNALITGASSGLGAEFARQLAPEAGALFLTGRRMEALEAVKTECLVLNGALKVHLHACDIATEEGRGALLKEVVASGFQPNLLINNAGMGDYGTVATAAAEKLKAQMDLNVTALVLLTHACLPLLKRPGGIINISSLASALPLPAMAVYAASKAFVTSFSEALAVEVEREGIAVTCVCPGPTPTGFGKTAQRPDGEDTDRDGQDLLRIPPQQVVAEGLAALRSGHTCVYPGLGVKIAFRLFRHLPRILLRPLLRRRFAKGTV
- a CDS encoding cupin domain-containing protein; translated protein: MTINPLSKQVPFTTKDGSTIRSILDRTNAPVQNQSLAEATVPVGRPTERHYHKLSEEFYYILEGEGTMEIDGEERPVSPGDAILIPPGAWHQITATQTLRFLCCCAPPYSHDDTYFATL
- a CDS encoding AAA family ATPase; protein product: MNPVLCIIGGCNGAGKTTLARELLPRLGLRRFLNADEIARGLSPLDPSLCAFRAGRLLLEEARALIQAGTSFAIESTLSGKTYLALIREAKARGYRFHLHYLIIGSATQAVSRVDLRVRLGGHHVPEADIRRRFDRSRRHWTHDYLPLADEWVLWDNQVPPPRQVADNKTHTLDQVQAMFTSNTLQEAPLREMSEMSKIGLEAGRVATEKMLDYYKRMGIKVTPEMTLAPEKPVRKARSKTKVKAP